A window from Pseudomonas kribbensis encodes these proteins:
- a CDS encoding S-methyl-5'-thioinosine phosphorylase, which yields MTVYAIIGGTGLTQLEGLSIRQSLAVDTPYGAPSAEVQIGEYAGKEVLFLARHGHPHRFPPHKVNYRANLWALKQAGAEAIIAVNAVGGIHPAMGTGHFCVPHQIVDYTSGREHTYFADDLEHVTHIDFSFPYSEPLRQQLIAALAAEGCEYSDQGVYACTQGPRLETVAEIVRLERDGCDIVGMTGMPEAALARELDLDYACLSLVVNPAAGKTTAVITMAEIEQALHDGMGKVKSTLARVLKG from the coding sequence ATGACGGTTTACGCAATTATCGGCGGCACCGGCCTGACCCAGCTGGAAGGCCTGAGCATTCGTCAGTCGCTGGCAGTGGATACGCCTTATGGTGCGCCATCGGCTGAAGTCCAGATCGGTGAATACGCCGGCAAGGAAGTGCTGTTCCTGGCTCGCCACGGTCATCCGCATCGCTTCCCACCGCACAAGGTCAACTATCGCGCCAATCTGTGGGCGTTGAAGCAGGCAGGGGCCGAAGCAATCATCGCAGTCAACGCCGTGGGCGGGATTCATCCTGCAATGGGCACCGGACATTTCTGCGTACCGCATCAGATCGTGGACTACACCAGCGGTCGCGAGCACACCTATTTCGCCGATGATCTGGAACATGTCACACACATCGACTTCAGCTTTCCCTACAGCGAGCCGCTGCGTCAGCAACTGATTGCAGCGCTGGCCGCTGAAGGTTGCGAATACAGTGATCAAGGCGTTTACGCCTGCACCCAGGGCCCGCGACTGGAAACCGTGGCGGAAATCGTGCGTCTGGAGCGTGACGGCTGCGACATCGTTGGTATGACCGGCATGCCGGAAGCCGCACTGGCCCGTGAGCTGGATCTGGATTACGCCTGTCTGTCGCTGGTGGTGAACCCGGCGGCGGGCAAGACCACGGCGGTGATCACCATGGCCGAGATCGAGCAGGCGCTGCATGACGGGATGGGTAAGGTGAAGTCGACGTTGGCGCGGGTACTCAAGGGCTGA
- the nagZ gene encoding beta-N-acetylhexosaminidase — translation MQGSLMVDVAGTWLTAEDRQLLRQPEVGGLIIFARNIEHPRQVRELSAAIRAIRPDLLLAVDQEGGRVQRLRQGFVRLPAMRAIADNPNAEYLAEQCGWIMATEVLAVGLDLSFAPVLDLDYQRSAVVGTRSFEGDPERAALLAGAFIKGMNSAGMAATGKHFPGHGWAEADSHVAIPNDERSLEEIRANDLVPFARLSKQLAAVMPAHVIYLQVDAQPAGFSRRWLQDILRGELQFDGVIFSDDLSMAGAHVVGDAASRIEAALSAGCDMGLVCNDRAAAELALSAAQRMKVKPSPRISRMRGQAFANTEYRQDPRWLTAVGALKDAQLID, via the coding sequence CTGCAAGGCTCGTTGATGGTGGACGTCGCCGGTACCTGGCTGACGGCCGAAGATCGCCAATTGTTGCGCCAGCCCGAAGTGGGCGGCCTGATCATTTTTGCCCGTAATATCGAGCACCCGCGTCAGGTGCGCGAGCTGAGCGCGGCGATCCGTGCCATTCGCCCGGATCTGCTGCTGGCGGTGGACCAGGAAGGCGGTCGCGTCCAGCGTCTGCGTCAGGGCTTCGTACGCCTGCCCGCCATGCGGGCGATTGCTGATAACCCGAATGCCGAGTACCTGGCTGAGCAATGCGGCTGGATCATGGCTACAGAAGTGCTGGCAGTCGGGCTCGACCTGAGCTTCGCGCCGGTGCTGGATCTGGATTACCAGCGCAGCGCCGTGGTTGGCACTCGTTCATTCGAAGGCGATCCGGAGCGTGCGGCACTGCTTGCCGGTGCTTTCATCAAAGGTATGAACAGTGCCGGCATGGCGGCTACCGGCAAGCACTTCCCCGGCCACGGCTGGGCGGAAGCCGACTCCCACGTCGCCATCCCCAACGACGAGCGCAGCCTCGAAGAGATCCGCGCCAACGACCTGGTGCCGTTCGCCAGACTCAGCAAGCAACTGGCCGCCGTCATGCCGGCCCACGTCATTTACCTGCAAGTCGACGCACAGCCCGCTGGTTTCTCCCGGCGCTGGTTGCAGGACATCCTGCGCGGCGAATTGCAGTTCGACGGTGTGATCTTCAGTGATGACTTGTCGATGGCGGGCGCGCATGTGGTGGGCGATGCGGCGAGTCGTATCGAAGCGGCACTCAGCGCCGGTTGCGACATGGGCCTGGTGTGCAACGATCGTGCTGCCGCCGAGCTGGCCCTGAGCGCCGCGCAACGCATGAAGGTCAAGCCGTCGCCACGCATCTCACGCATGCGTGGTCAGGCGTTCGCCAATACCGAATACCGTCAGGACCCGCGCTGGCTGACCGCTGTCGGCGCCCTCAAAGACGCTCAACTGATCGATTAA
- a CDS encoding TetR/AcrR family transcriptional regulator: MAQSETVERILDAAEQLFAEKGFAETSLRLITSKAGVNLAAVNYHFGSKKALIQAVFSRFLGPFCISLDKELERRQAKPENKPSLEELLEILVEQALVVQPRSGNDLSIFMRLLGLAFSQSQGHLRRYLEDMYGKVFRRYMLLVNEAAPRIPPIELFWRVHFMLGAAAFSMSGIKALRAIAETDFGVNTSIEQVMRLMVPFLAAGMRAETGVTDTAMATAQLRPRSKSTPAPAKV, translated from the coding sequence ATGGCCCAGTCGGAAACCGTTGAACGCATTCTTGATGCTGCAGAACAGCTGTTCGCGGAAAAAGGTTTCGCCGAAACCTCATTGCGTCTGATCACCAGCAAGGCCGGGGTCAACCTCGCAGCGGTGAACTATCACTTCGGTTCGAAGAAGGCGCTGATCCAGGCGGTTTTCTCGCGTTTTCTCGGTCCGTTCTGCATCAGCCTCGATAAAGAGCTGGAGCGCCGTCAGGCCAAGCCAGAGAACAAGCCTTCGCTTGAAGAGCTGCTGGAAATCCTCGTCGAGCAAGCTCTTGTGGTTCAGCCTCGCAGTGGCAACGACTTGTCGATTTTCATGCGCCTGCTCGGGCTGGCCTTCAGCCAAAGCCAGGGTCACTTGCGCCGTTACCTGGAAGACATGTACGGCAAGGTCTTCCGCCGCTATATGTTGCTGGTAAATGAAGCGGCGCCACGCATTCCTCCTATCGAACTGTTCTGGCGTGTGCACTTCATGCTCGGCGCTGCGGCATTCAGCATGTCGGGTATCAAGGCCCTGCGTGCGATTGCCGAGACTGATTTCGGCGTCAACACCTCCATCGAGCAGGTGATGCGCCTGATGGTGCCGTTCCTGGCCGCCGGCATGCGTGCCGAAACCGGTGTCACCGACACCGCAATGGCCACCGCGCAGTTGCGTCCTCGCAGCAAATCGACACCGGCGCCTGCCAAGGTTTAA
- the lexA gene encoding transcriptional repressor LexA, which yields MLKLTPRQAEILAFIKRCLEDNGYPPTRAEIAQELGFKSPNAAEEHLKALARKGAIEMTPGASRGIRIPGFEAKVDESTLPIIGRVAAGAPILAQQHIEESCNINPAFFHPRADYLLRVHGMSMKDIGIFDGDLLAVHTTREARNGQIVVARIGDEVTVKRFKRDGSKVWLIAENPEFAPIEVDLKDQELVIEGLSVGVIRR from the coding sequence ATGCTTAAGCTGACGCCACGCCAAGCCGAGATTCTGGCCTTTATCAAACGCTGCCTCGAAGACAACGGCTACCCGCCGACCCGTGCGGAAATCGCTCAGGAACTGGGTTTCAAATCGCCCAACGCGGCCGAAGAGCATCTCAAGGCGCTCGCCCGCAAAGGCGCGATCGAAATGACTCCCGGCGCCTCTCGCGGCATTCGAATCCCCGGCTTTGAAGCCAAGGTCGACGAATCCACCCTGCCGATTATCGGTCGAGTCGCTGCCGGTGCGCCGATTCTCGCCCAACAGCACATCGAAGAGTCCTGCAACATCAACCCGGCCTTTTTCCATCCTCGCGCCGACTACTTGCTGCGCGTCCACGGGATGAGCATGAAGGACATCGGTATTTTCGACGGTGACCTGCTGGCGGTTCACACCACTCGCGAGGCGCGCAATGGTCAGATCGTCGTTGCGCGAATCGGCGATGAAGTGACGGTCAAACGCTTCAAGCGCGATGGCAGCAAAGTCTGGTTGATTGCCGAGAACCCCGAGTTCGCCCCTATCGAAGTCGACCTGAAAGATCAGGAACTGGTGATCGAAGGCTTGAGTGTCGGCGTAATCCGCCGCTAA
- the sulA gene encoding SOS-induced cell division inhibitor SulA, protein MQFPHVPQQTQLPLFEAFLAQPLAPILKDVAERPWNVEPEAFSELSLRGAAGNCLNLLAPILRELSEDQDARWLTLIAPPASLTQTWLRDAGLNRERILLLQPRGTQSAQQLACEALRLGRSHTVVTWLNPLNSGSRQQLISAARTGDAQSLNIRLG, encoded by the coding sequence ATGCAGTTCCCACACGTACCTCAGCAAACACAACTGCCGTTGTTCGAGGCCTTTCTGGCGCAACCATTGGCCCCCATCCTCAAGGATGTAGCCGAACGCCCATGGAATGTCGAACCCGAAGCGTTCAGTGAACTGTCGCTGCGCGGGGCGGCCGGGAACTGCCTGAACCTGCTGGCACCCATACTTCGGGAATTGAGTGAGGATCAGGATGCACGATGGCTGACTCTGATTGCACCACCCGCGAGCTTGACCCAGACCTGGCTGCGGGATGCCGGACTGAATCGCGAACGCATCCTGCTGCTGCAACCGCGTGGCACGCAAAGCGCTCAGCAACTGGCCTGCGAAGCCCTGCGACTGGGCCGTAGCCATACGGTGGTGACATGGTTGAACCCGCTCAACTCCGGTTCACGCCAACAACTGATCAGCGCCGCCCGCACCGGGGACGCTCAAAGCCTGAATATTCGACTGGGCTGA
- a CDS encoding DUF6586 family protein: MAHELYTRTNQKIYFAGLSLEALARAEEGRAMNSLALIQAGRESALFHLYGALLGLCHEIAGFYRLPQANAPRAETLLTREVLESIAIPELAEMVELAGNPETWLAKLLAAHSALFQPPRVPHKPKGDVTQPLIQAVNLDEEQAPEELSREELESWRQNLKSLAIRFREGLNEC; encoded by the coding sequence ATGGCCCACGAGCTCTATACCCGTACCAATCAGAAGATCTATTTCGCGGGTCTGTCGCTGGAAGCGCTGGCCAGGGCTGAAGAGGGGCGGGCGATGAATTCGCTTGCGTTGATTCAGGCCGGGCGCGAATCGGCGCTGTTTCATCTATACGGAGCATTGCTGGGGTTGTGTCACGAAATTGCCGGGTTCTACCGCCTACCGCAGGCTAACGCGCCCCGGGCGGAAACGCTGTTGACCCGCGAAGTGCTTGAGTCGATTGCGATCCCCGAGTTGGCCGAGATGGTCGAGTTGGCGGGTAATCCGGAAACCTGGCTGGCTAAATTGCTGGCCGCACATTCGGCGCTGTTTCAGCCACCGCGAGTGCCACACAAGCCAAAAGGCGATGTGACCCAGCCGCTGATTCAGGCGGTCAATCTGGATGAAGAGCAAGCCCCGGAAGAGCTGAGTCGTGAAGAGTTGGAGAGCTGGCGGCAGAACCTGAAAAGTCTGGCTATCCGTTTCCGTGAAGGCCTGAACGAGTGCTGA
- the topA gene encoding type I DNA topoisomerase, whose protein sequence is MGKSLVIVESPAKAKTINKYLGNQYVVKSSIGHIRDLPTSGSASASKEPAAKRGKAAAGEAPALSPKEKARKQLVSRMGVDPDHGWKAKYEILPGKEKVIEELRRLAKDADTIYLATDLDREGEAIAWHLREAIGGDDSRYKRVVFNEITKKAIQEAFSEPGELDIDRVNAQQARRFLDRVVGYMVSPLLWAKIARGLSAGRVQSVAVKLVVEREREIRAFIPEEYWEVHADLGTTKGSTVRFEVAREKGEAFKPLNEAQAMAALEKLKSSSYSIVKREDKPTSSKPSAPFITSTLQQAASNRLGFGVKKTMMMAQRLYEAGYITYMRTDSTNLSADAVAMARTYIEDEFGKKYLPETPNVYSSKEGAQEAHEAIRPSDANTTPSKLAGMERDAERLYELIWRQFLACQMLPAQYLSTTVSVAAGDFELRAKGRILKFDGYTRVLPQITKPGDDDVLPDMAQGDVMKLIKLDPTQHFTKPPARYSEASLVKEMEKRGIGRPSTYAAIISTIQDRGYVTLHNRRFYSEKMGDIVTERLSESFSNLMDYGFTAGMEENLDDVAQGERDWKNVLDEFYGDFKKKLEVAENPEAGMRANQPVMTDIPCTTCGRPMQIRTASTGVFLGCSGYSLPPKERCKATVNLVPGDEIAADDEGESESLVLRGKHRCPICSTAMDAYLLDEKRKLHICGNNPDCAGYEIEEGSYRIKGYEGPSLECDKCGSEMQLKTGRFGKFFGCTNPTCKNTRKLLKSGDAAPPKMDPVKMPELKCEKVNDTYILRDGASGLFLAASQFPKNRETRAPLVIEILPHKDEIDPKYHFLCEAPQKDPDGLPAVIRYSRKTKEQYVQTEVDGKPTGWKAFFDGGKWTVEDKRPAKAKA, encoded by the coding sequence ATGGGCAAATCGCTGGTCATTGTGGAATCCCCGGCTAAGGCCAAGACCATCAACAAGTATCTGGGCAACCAATACGTGGTGAAGTCGAGTATCGGCCATATCCGAGACCTGCCCACCAGCGGTTCGGCTAGCGCCAGCAAGGAGCCTGCCGCCAAGCGTGGCAAGGCAGCTGCGGGCGAAGCGCCAGCGCTGTCGCCGAAAGAGAAGGCGCGCAAGCAGTTGGTCTCGCGCATGGGTGTCGATCCGGATCATGGCTGGAAGGCCAAGTACGAGATCCTCCCGGGCAAGGAAAAGGTCATCGAAGAGCTGCGCCGGCTCGCCAAGGATGCTGACACCATCTATCTCGCAACCGACTTGGATCGCGAGGGGGAAGCCATTGCCTGGCACCTGCGCGAAGCCATCGGTGGTGACGACAGCCGCTACAAGCGCGTGGTGTTCAACGAAATCACCAAGAAAGCGATTCAGGAAGCCTTCTCGGAGCCGGGCGAGCTCGATATCGATCGAGTGAACGCGCAGCAGGCCCGTCGTTTCCTCGACCGCGTCGTCGGTTACATGGTCTCGCCGCTGCTGTGGGCCAAGATCGCCCGTGGTCTGTCCGCCGGTCGTGTGCAATCGGTGGCCGTGAAGCTGGTGGTCGAGCGTGAGCGTGAAATTCGTGCGTTCATTCCGGAAGAGTACTGGGAAGTGCATGCCGACCTCGGCACCACCAAGGGCTCGACCGTTCGTTTCGAAGTGGCGCGTGAAAAGGGCGAAGCTTTCAAGCCGCTCAACGAAGCGCAGGCCATGGCGGCGCTGGAGAAGCTGAAGTCTTCCAGCTACAGCATCGTCAAGCGTGAAGACAAGCCGACCAGCAGCAAGCCGTCGGCGCCGTTCATCACCTCCACGCTGCAACAGGCTGCGAGCAATCGCCTGGGCTTCGGCGTGAAGAAAACCATGATGATGGCCCAGCGTCTGTACGAAGCCGGCTACATCACCTATATGCGTACTGACTCGACCAACCTCTCGGCTGATGCCGTGGCGATGGCGCGTACTTATATCGAAGACGAGTTCGGCAAGAAGTACCTGCCGGAAACGCCGAACGTCTACAGCAGCAAGGAAGGCGCACAGGAGGCTCACGAAGCGATTCGTCCTTCCGACGCCAACACTACGCCAAGCAAGCTCGCTGGCATGGAGCGTGACGCTGAGCGCCTCTATGAGCTGATCTGGCGCCAGTTCCTGGCTTGCCAGATGCTGCCGGCGCAATATCTGTCGACGACCGTCAGCGTGGCCGCTGGCGACTTCGAGCTGCGTGCCAAGGGCCGTATCCTGAAGTTCGACGGCTACACTCGCGTTCTGCCGCAAATCACCAAGCCTGGCGATGACGATGTTCTGCCGGACATGGCGCAGGGCGACGTGATGAAGTTGATCAAGCTTGATCCGACCCAGCATTTCACCAAGCCGCCGGCCCGTTACTCGGAAGCCAGCCTGGTGAAGGAAATGGAAAAGCGTGGCATTGGCCGTCCTTCGACCTACGCGGCGATCATTTCGACCATTCAGGATCGCGGCTACGTGACCCTGCACAACCGTCGTTTCTATTCGGAAAAGATGGGCGACATTGTCACCGAGCGTCTGTCGGAGAGCTTCTCGAACCTCATGGACTACGGCTTCACCGCCGGCATGGAAGAGAACCTCGATGACGTGGCTCAGGGTGAACGTGACTGGAAGAACGTGCTTGACGAGTTCTACGGTGACTTCAAGAAAAAACTTGAAGTAGCCGAAAACCCGGAAGCCGGCATGCGTGCCAACCAGCCGGTGATGACCGATATTCCGTGCACCACTTGCGGCCGTCCAATGCAGATTCGTACTGCGTCGACCGGCGTGTTCCTCGGTTGCTCGGGCTACAGCCTGCCGCCGAAAGAGCGCTGCAAGGCCACCGTCAACCTGGTGCCGGGCGACGAAATCGCAGCGGACGATGAAGGCGAGTCGGAATCCCTGGTGCTGCGCGGCAAGCATCGTTGCCCGATCTGCAGCACCGCGATGGACGCCTACCTGCTCGATGAAAAGCGCAAGCTGCACATCTGCGGTAACAACCCGGATTGCGCCGGCTACGAAATCGAAGAAGGCAGCTACCGCATCAAGGGCTATGAAGGTCCAAGCCTGGAGTGCGACAAGTGCGGCAGCGAGATGCAGCTCAAGACCGGCCGTTTCGGCAAGTTCTTCGGTTGCACCAATCCGACTTGCAAGAACACCCGCAAGCTGCTGAAGAGCGGTGATGCGGCGCCTCCGAAGATGGATCCGGTGAAGATGCCTGAGCTGAAATGCGAAAAGGTCAACGACACTTATATCCTGCGCGATGGTGCTTCAGGCCTATTCCTGGCGGCCAGCCAGTTCCCGAAAAACCGCGAGACCCGTGCTCCGCTGGTGATCGAGATTCTGCCGCACAAGGACGAGATCGATCCGAAGTACCACTTCCTGTGCGAAGCGCCGCAGAAGGACCCAGATGGTCTGCCTGCAGTGATCCGTTACAGCCGCAAGACCAAGGAGCAATACGTCCAGACCGAAGTTGACGGCAAGCCAACAGGCTGGAAAGCGTTCTTCGACGGTGGCAAGTGGACAGTTGAAGACAAGCGTCCGGCAAAAGCCAAGGCTTGA
- a CDS encoding DUF1653 domain-containing protein → MPIQPGLYQHYKGPQYRVFSVARHSETEEEVVFYQALYGDYGFWVRPLSMFLESVEVDGEQVPRFALVQAEPSLFSKP, encoded by the coding sequence ATGCCGATACAACCTGGGCTCTACCAACATTACAAAGGTCCGCAGTACCGCGTATTCAGTGTCGCGCGGCATTCCGAGACCGAAGAAGAAGTGGTCTTTTACCAAGCCCTGTATGGCGATTACGGCTTCTGGGTACGTCCCTTGAGCATGTTCCTGGAGTCCGTCGAGGTTGACGGGGAGCAGGTCCCACGCTTTGCTTTGGTGCAAGCCGAACCGAGCCTTTTTTCGAAGCCGTAA
- the fadA gene encoding acetyl-CoA C-acyltransferase FadA: MSLNPRDVVIVDFGRTPMGRSKGGMHRNTRAEDMSAHLISKLLERNTKVDPAEVEDVIWGCVNQTLEQGWNIARMASLMTQIPHTSAGQTVSRLCGSSMSALHTAAQAIMTGNGDVFVVGGVEHMGHVSMMHGVDPNPHMSLYAAKASGMMGLTAEMLGKMHGITREQQDAFGVRSHQLAHKATVEGKFKDEIIPMQGYDENGFLKTFDYDETIRPETTLESLAALKPAFNPKGGTVTAGTSSQITDGASCMIVMSAQRAQDLGIQPLAVIRSMAVAGVDPAIMGYGPVPATQKALKRAGLGINDIDFFELNEAFAAQALPVLKDLKVLDKMNEKVNLHGGAIALGHPFGCSGARISGTLLNVMKQNGGTFGVATMCIGLGQGISTVFERV; this comes from the coding sequence ATGAGCTTGAATCCTAGAGACGTCGTGATTGTCGACTTCGGTCGTACTCCGATGGGCCGCTCCAAGGGCGGCATGCACCGCAACACCCGCGCCGAAGACATGTCGGCGCACCTGATCAGCAAACTGCTGGAACGCAACACCAAGGTCGATCCTGCAGAAGTCGAGGACGTGATCTGGGGCTGTGTGAACCAGACCCTGGAGCAGGGCTGGAACATCGCGCGCATGGCGTCGCTGATGACCCAGATCCCGCACACTTCGGCCGGCCAGACCGTCAGCCGTCTGTGCGGCTCGTCGATGAGTGCGCTGCACACCGCTGCACAAGCGATCATGACCGGCAACGGTGACGTATTCGTGGTTGGCGGCGTCGAGCATATGGGCCACGTGAGCATGATGCACGGTGTCGATCCGAACCCGCACATGTCCCTGTACGCGGCAAAAGCCTCGGGCATGATGGGCCTGACCGCTGAAATGCTGGGCAAAATGCACGGCATCACTCGCGAACAGCAGGACGCCTTTGGCGTGCGTTCCCACCAGTTGGCCCACAAGGCAACTGTGGAAGGCAAGTTCAAGGACGAGATCATCCCGATGCAGGGCTATGACGAGAACGGTTTCCTGAAAACCTTCGACTACGACGAAACCATTCGTCCGGAAACCACCCTGGAAAGCCTGGCGGCTCTGAAGCCGGCGTTCAATCCAAAGGGCGGCACCGTGACTGCCGGTACTTCGTCGCAGATCACCGATGGTGCTTCGTGCATGATCGTGATGTCGGCGCAGCGTGCACAGGACCTGGGCATTCAGCCGCTGGCAGTGATTCGTTCGATGGCGGTGGCAGGTGTGGATCCGGCGATCATGGGCTATGGTCCGGTACCGGCGACTCAGAAGGCACTGAAGCGTGCCGGTCTGGGTATCAACGATATCGACTTCTTCGAACTCAACGAAGCGTTCGCCGCACAGGCCCTGCCAGTGCTGAAAGACCTGAAAGTGCTCGACAAGATGAATGAGAAGGTTAACCTGCACGGCGGCGCGATCGCCCTGGGTCACCCGTTCGGTTGTTCCGGTGCCCGTATTTCCGGCACCTTGCTGAACGTGATGAAGCAGAATGGCGGCACCTTCGGGGTAGCCACCATGTGCATTGGCCTCGGCCAAGGCATCTCCACCGTCTTCGAACGCGTTTAA